GAGGGGGCCGGCACCCGCCTGCGGGGATTCATGGGGCTGCGTTGAGCTGTCCCATTTGAATTCGGCAGGTTCCTGCCTATCTAGGAGAGACAGGCGCAACTAACGGTTGCGCCGCTCGGAGTGGGCAGATGCGCGTTGCAGCCTTTTCGATCGGCATGGTGGGTTCGGCGGCAGGGGTTGGCGTCCTGGCGCTGTGGTCCGGGTTTTCGGGCTGGGCCGTGGCAGGGCTTGTTGCCGCGACGATGGTGCTGGCCCAGGTGCTCTATCTCGCCCTGATCCTGCTGATGATCCGGGAAGAGAGCGACCGCCGCCAGCCCGCGGATCCCGCCAAGGCCCCGGCCGAGACGATCCTTCAGATCCGCGAACCGCACCAGCCGAATGTCTGAGATCAGCCGCCCTGCAGGGCACGGGGGCGAAGGTCCGCCCCTTCATGGGCGAACATCCGCGCCAGATGGCCGCCGCTGCGCATGAGGTCCGCCATGCGGCCCTCTTCCACCACGCGCCCGCCGTCGAGCGTATAGACCCGGTCGGCGAAGGCCACCATCGAGGGGCGGTGCGCGATCGTCAGCACCGTCATGCGACCCGCCCGCCGCATCAGCGCATCGGCCACGATCTTCTGGCTTTCCCAGTCGAGCGCGCTGGTCGCCTCGTCGAGGATCAGCACCGAGGGCTTGCGAAGGAAGGCGCGGGCCAGCGCGATCCGCTGGCGCTCGCCGCCCGAAAGCAGCGTGCCGCGGTCGCCGACCCGGGTGTCCAGCCCCGCGGGCAGCGCCGCGACGAAGCGGTCGGCCGCCGCATCGGCAAGCGCAAGGCGAAGGTCCTCGTCGGTCGCGGAAGGGGCCACGATCTTCAGGTTGGCGCGGATCGTGTCGTGCAGCAGAAAGGTCTCCTGCGGGACATAGGCCAGATGCTCGCGCCAGCCGCGCCGCTCGGCCTCGGTGAGTTCGCGCCCGTCGACGAGGAAGCGGCCGGACTCGGGCCGGATCAGGCCCATGACGATATCCGCCACCGTACTCTTGCCGGCGCCGGACGGGCCGATCAGCGCGGTGGCCTCGCCGATCCGCAGGCGAATCGTGCAATCGGTCAGGGCTGCCTCGTCGCTGCCCTCGCGGTGCCGGTAGGTCACGCGGTCCAGCAGGATCTCGCCCTGCGGCGCGGGCACGGGAACCGAGGCGAAGCCGGTGCCGCCCTCGCGGTTCGCCTCGAGCCGGGACTGCAGGTCGACGACGCGCCACCAGGCCGACAGGTCCACCAGCAGCGCCTGCACCTGCCCCTGAAGTCCCTGGAAGCGCGGCGTGACCCGCATCAGGATCACCAGCAGCACGATCATCTGCGCCATTTCCAGCCCGGCGACGCGCAGCGACAGCAGCACGAAGCCCGCCGCCCCCACCGCCAGCGCAACCTGGAACAGCCCGTTGCCAAGCGCATTCCTGCGCACATAGTCGCGCGCATCGGCCTTGGTTGTGTCCAGCGTGCGCTCGAACTGCGCGACGTGGTGCGGCTCCTGGTTCATGCTGCGCGCGGTCTTCAGCCCCGAGATGAATTCGGACACCAGCCGCGCCTGCACGGTGCGCGCCGCCTGGATGCGCTGGCCGTAGCGCTGCGCGAGGCGCCGGTAGGGTTTCAGCAGCAGCAGCGCCGTCAGCCCGAAGCAGAAGGCGAACAGCGTCATCGGCACCGAGACCGCAAGGCACAGCAGGAAGTAGATCACCAGCCCGACGAGGATCTGCATCAGGTTCAGCGCGACGAAGCCGCAGAAGTTGATGCGGTCGATCTCGCCGGTCAGGGCGTGCTCCAGATCGGCGCGGCGCATCCGCACCACGGTCTCCCACCGGGCCGAGGCCACGGCCGAGAACAGGTCCGCCCGGGTCGAATTGGCGAAATCGTTCAGGAGATCCGACAGATAGACGGCCTTCACCCGATTGAACACCGCCTGTAGCGCGACAAGCCCCACGATGGCCGACAGCAGGACCGCAAGGCCGATGGTCACGTCGGGCAGCTGCCAGCCGAGCAGCGACCGGCCCCCGAGATCGATGGCGTAGTCGGGTCCTCCCCTGCTGGCGAGGCCTAGGACCGGCAGCAGCAGCAGGATCGAGATGCCCTCGGTGAGGTTGCCGAGGACAAGGAACGTCAGCGCGATCCCCAGCCGCCGGCGGCCGAACCGCGTCATCGCCCGCAGAAGCGCGAGCGTGCTGCGCAGGCCCTCGGCGGGCGTGGCGGCGGTCGGATCGTCGGTCATCGGCCCGCCCCGGCGTCGGCCTCGATCAGCGCCACCACGTCCGGCAGCCGCTCGAGGCTTCCCGGCACGATCAGCCGGTGCAGCACGCCGCTTGCGGCCAGCGCCGCGGCCTGCCGCAGGTGACGACCGCCCGCGGTCCCGTTCAGCACTCCGCTGCCGAAGCGCGTGACATAGGCGAAGCGCAGCGCCAGCGGCAGCGCATCGGGCAGCGGAATGGGGATGACGGCCGGATCTGCCCCTGCCGGCCCGCGTTCGAGCAGGTAGATGCGGGCCAGGGGCGGCCGCCCCCGCTCGAACCGTCGCGGCAGCAGGACGCGCCCCTTTTCCGGCACCTCGGGCACCGGCGGGCGATGCACGGCATCGGGCACGTCGAGGCTTGCCGCGGCGGCCGCGGACAGCTTCACCTGCGGGAAGCCGGGCCGCAGCGCAAGATCGGCATCTACCGCGACGATGTCATCGGCGACCAGCGGATGCCCCGCGCGGATCAGGGCCGTCGCTGTGGTGGACTTGCCGGCCCCCTTGTCGCCCATCATCACCACGCCACGGCCGGCCACCGACACGGCGCTGGCGTGCAGCGTGAACAGACCCATCTGCTCCAGCGCCAGCGCAAGGACGGAGCCGAGCAGCGGATAGGCGATGAGATCCTCCGACACCCCCGGATGCGGGCTTGCGGTGATGCGCCCCGGCTCGATCCGGAAGCCGCCGACCGTCTGCCACCAGAGCTCGGCCAGATCCGGCGCGAAGCGGGTGCGGAAGGCGCCCTCGCCCGGCAGGTCCTCCAGCGCGGCGCGCGACACCGTCAGGTCGGCGGGGTGATCGCCGTCGAGCGGTTCAAGTTCCGGCAGATCCACGTCAGATCGCACGGCAAGGCCATAGGCGGTCCGAAGCCCGGCGACGGCGGGGCGGAAGGCGCGCGGCTGTTCGGCCGTCATGCGGGTGTCCTCTGGTCCAGACGCGCGTCGGCCGGGCTTGTCGTGCGGCGCAGCCACCGGTCCAGCACAAGAACGCGGATGATCTCCTGCAGCGCCCCGGCATCCACCTCGCCGGTCCGCAGGCGGCCGGCTCCCTCGCGGATGGTGCCGAGGTCGGCATATTCCGCCACCGGGCCGGGATCGGCGCCAAGCAGCCGCGCCAGATCTCCGTCCCGCCCTGCCAGCAGGCGGGCGCGGACATGGGCGGTGAAATCGCTCTTCCCGATGCGCAGGCGGACCGCCTCGGGCAGGACACCGCGGGTCGCGTCGCGCAGCAGCGCCCTCGCCATCCCGTCGTGGAACTTTGCCGAGCATGGCTGCGCCACGCAATGTTCCACCACCCGCCGGTCGAGGAAGGGATAGAGCGGCACGACATTCCGACAGGCCGCGGCGCGGTCGAGGATCTCGAGCGCGGTGGCAAAGCGGGGGGCGGTCAGCAGGCCGATGTGCTGTCGCATGTCGACGGTCGCACCCGGCGGCGGGGTGGCCGCGGCCTTGCGGACGCGGTCGACAAGGTCGGTCCGCGCCACCAGATCCGCATGCACCGCGCGCCGCCATGCGGTGCGGTCGATCTCTGCACGGCTCAGGCGGCGGGCCGCGGCGCGCAACCAACGCGAGCGGGCACCCTGCACCACCGAGCGCAGGAAGATGTCGCGCCTCGGATCGCCGCCCAGCGCGGAGGCGGCCCGCGTCGCCGACCACAGCGCCCGCCACTGCCCCTCGCCCGCCAGTTCCGCCAGACGCGACAGCCCGAACGAGATCACCTCGTCCCCGCCATGGCCGTCGATCAGCCCGCGCAGCCCGGCCTCGGCCGCCGCCCGATAGAGCGAACGCGAGGTCGGAAGGTTGGGCGCGAAGAACGGCGTTCCCTGCTCGGCCAGAAGCTCGTCGATCCCGCCGTCCAGCGTGTCGACGTCGATCCAGATCGGGCGGAAGCGGCCGGCAGCATGCACCTTCGCGATCCATTCGCATTCGTCGATCTCGGGATAGCGGTCGAACTTCATCGAGATCGTCGGCAGCGGCGCAGCGGAATGGCGCGAGGCGAGCACCGAGAGCGTGCTGGAATCGAGCCCGCCGCTGAGCATCGCGCCCACCGGGCCGTTTCGCATGCGGACAAGCACTGCCTGGTCGAGTTCCTC
This portion of the Rhodobacter sp. CZR27 genome encodes:
- a CDS encoding ABC transporter ATP-binding protein; the encoded protein is MTDDPTAATPAEGLRSTLALLRAMTRFGRRRLGIALTFLVLGNLTEGISILLLLPVLGLASRGGPDYAIDLGGRSLLGWQLPDVTIGLAVLLSAIVGLVALQAVFNRVKAVYLSDLLNDFANSTRADLFSAVASARWETVVRMRRADLEHALTGEIDRINFCGFVALNLMQILVGLVIYFLLCLAVSVPMTLFAFCFGLTALLLLKPYRRLAQRYGQRIQAARTVQARLVSEFISGLKTARSMNQEPHHVAQFERTLDTTKADARDYVRRNALGNGLFQVALAVGAAGFVLLSLRVAGLEMAQMIVLLVILMRVTPRFQGLQGQVQALLVDLSAWWRVVDLQSRLEANREGGTGFASVPVPAPQGEILLDRVTYRHREGSDEAALTDCTIRLRIGEATALIGPSGAGKSTVADIVMGLIRPESGRFLVDGRELTEAERRGWREHLAYVPQETFLLHDTIRANLKIVAPSATDEDLRLALADAAADRFVAALPAGLDTRVGDRGTLLSGGERQRIALARAFLRKPSVLILDEATSALDWESQKIVADALMRRAGRMTVLTIAHRPSMVAFADRVYTLDGGRVVEEGRMADLMRSGGHLARMFAHEGADLRPRALQGG
- a CDS encoding serine kinase produces the protein MTAEQPRAFRPAVAGLRTAYGLAVRSDVDLPELEPLDGDHPADLTVSRAALEDLPGEGAFRTRFAPDLAELWWQTVGGFRIEPGRITASPHPGVSEDLIAYPLLGSVLALALEQMGLFTLHASAVSVAGRGVVMMGDKGAGKSTTATALIRAGHPLVADDIVAVDADLALRPGFPQVKLSAAAAASLDVPDAVHRPPVPEVPEKGRVLLPRRFERGRPPLARIYLLERGPAGADPAVIPIPLPDALPLALRFAYVTRFGSGVLNGTAGGRHLRQAAALAASGVLHRLIVPGSLERLPDVVALIEADAGAGR
- a CDS encoding asparagine synthase-related protein; translated protein: MSGFAAFMALGGDPADAKARTQAMLAAMQQRGAHGRTVLAAGGVALGQTAQDDAGSGGPWQRRAGGPILSGTVRLDNAADLRARLGLSDVPDGVVVLAAYDRWGLDLPQHLDGDFALVLWDPAAGRLLGLRDRFGVRPFLFRATPQVVAAASDAGALLAAFPASTPPLDEIWIAEFLSGQPTSASRTIHRGVSRLEPAHMLLVENGRIETRRYWELNPEPKSMADPPEALLEELDQAVLVRMRNGPVGAMLSGGLDSSTLSVLASRHSAAPLPTISMKFDRYPEIDECEWIAKVHAAGRFRPIWIDVDTLDGGIDELLAEQGTPFFAPNLPTSRSLYRAAAEAGLRGLIDGHGGDEVISFGLSRLAELAGEGQWRALWSATRAASALGGDPRRDIFLRSVVQGARSRWLRAAARRLSRAEIDRTAWRRAVHADLVARTDLVDRVRKAAATPPPGATVDMRQHIGLLTAPRFATALEILDRAAACRNVVPLYPFLDRRVVEHCVAQPCSAKFHDGMARALLRDATRGVLPEAVRLRIGKSDFTAHVRARLLAGRDGDLARLLGADPGPVAEYADLGTIREGAGRLRTGEVDAGALQEIIRVLVLDRWLRRTTSPADARLDQRTPA